One window of the Dermacentor andersoni chromosome 10, qqDerAnde1_hic_scaffold, whole genome shotgun sequence genome contains the following:
- the LOC129380214 gene encoding uncharacterized protein: MPRKKRPRTEQEELEHKRRRAEAARRRRQNKSEEQRAAEREQHAAAARERRRNRSEEEKVVERERHAAAARERRQRQSEEERAAERARHAAAARERWQNQSEEQRAAERERHATSKRRRRAAKRARAAAARRERRKQAKRKQPASSNQHGSMAFVSAKAVHSRTATQFIDRADIAVGPSGINRSTQTLPVATFVTRVNSWTDTEDLVNFQDTGSEPHEKAD; the protein is encoded by the exons ATGCCGAGAAAGAAGAGGCCGCGCACTGAACAAGAAGAGCTCGAACACAAGCGTAGACGTGCAGAGGCGGCGAGACGACGGCGACAGAACAAGAGCGAAGAACAGCGAGCGGCCGAGCGGGAACAACACGCGGCCGCTGCCCGAGAGCGTCGGAGAAATCGAAGCGAAGAAGAGAAGGTggt CGAGAGAGAGCGCCACGCCGCGGCAGCTCGCGAACGGCGACAGAGACAAAGCGAAGAAGAACGTGCAGCTGAGCGAGCACGGCACGCGGCAGCCGCTCGAGAACGCTGGCAAAATCAGAGCGAGGAGCAGAGAGCGGCAGAGCGGGAACGGCATGCGACATCGAAGCGACGGCGCCGAGCGGCGAAGAGAGCGCGTGCTGCCGCTGCCCGGAGGGAGCGACGGAAACAG GCCAAAAGAAAGCAACCTGCCTCCAGCAACCAACATGGCTCCATGGCTTTTGTATCGGCTAAGGCTGTGCATTCGCGAACGGCAACACAGTTCATTGACAGAGCAGATATTGCAGTCGGGCCCTCGGGGATCAACAGGTCAACCCAGACGCTACCTGTTGCTACCTTTGTTACCAGGGTGAACAGCTGGACAGATACCGAAGATCTTGTCAACTTCCAAGACACTGGCTCTGAGCCACACGAAAAAGCAG ACTGA